The genomic window ATTCCCTCCCTCCTTGACAAAGGTTACGTTGACCGCAGATGCTGGTTGGGATAGCACGCCAAAACTAATGACAGATGCTCCTACAGCTAAACTTGTGGTAATCAGCTTGTTACGTATTAAATTCATGGCAACCTCCAAGTAATGTGGAGATTATTGTTATATCTACTGCCAAGTAGTTTAATTCTTTGAGCAGAGTTAATTCAGAAATGTTATACTAAAATATATCATTATACTTTTCTTAGTGAACTGCATATTTTCTTAATGATTAGCTTAGGTAAACAGTCAAAAAATGTTAATAAATTATAAGTTGTAAGCGTCACGCTACCACTGGCGTGGCATCGCTAAAATGGTGGAATAGATTTTACGGTTTTGAGAGGCGCAAGCCTTCATTGGTGTCAACTTAAGCTCTTGCCAGAACGCAATAGTTTGACGCAACCTCTCCCTAACCCTCCCCTGATCAAGGGGAGGGAACGTTTCCTCCTTAGTAAGGGGAGAATGAGGAGAGGGGAGCCAGAATTGCTTAATACTTGCGTTCTTGGGGTTCAAATCGGGTCATAGCCACCGATTTATACTGCAAATCAATTCCGGCTGAGGAATAGTACGCCAAGGTATGCTTCAAGAAGTTGGTATCATCCCGTTGGGGATAATCCTCGCGAGAATGGGCACCGCGACTTTCTTGGCGATTTAGGGCAGAGGTGAGAATGATTTCCCCAACCACCATGAGATTCCGCAGTTCCAACGCTTCGATTAATTCCGTATTCCAGCAGCTTCCTTTGTCATCTAAATAGATATTTTGATACTGCTGTTTCAACTGTTGCAGTTGATTTAATCCTTCCTGCATTAATGCCTCGGTGCGGAAGACACCACAGTATTGAGTCATACAGTCTTGGAAGTTTTGACGCAGTTGACCGATGCGTAGGCTTCCGGATTGACCCAGCAAGGCATTAATCTTATTTTGAGCAGCATTGAGGTAGACTTGCTCATCAATGTCGGGTAATTTGCGGTTTTGAATATATTGCGCGATCGCAGCCCCGGTTCGTTTGCCGTAAACCACGCATTCTAGCAGGGAATTACTCCCCAAGCGATTGGCACCGTGAACTGAGACACAAGCGGATTCCCCGGCGGCAAAAAACCCTTCAACCAATCCATCGGGTCCACTTCGCACCTGTCCATCGGTATTGACGGGAATGCCACCCATGGAATAATGGGCGGTAGGACGCACGGGCATCGGTTCGTATACGGCATCAACGCCAACCAGTCGGTGGGCTTCTTCCCAACAGAAGGGAATCCGACTCATGATCTTTTCCTTGCCCATGTGTCGCAAATCCAGATAGACACAAGGACCTCCAGGATTCCCATCTGGATGCACCCCGCGACCCGCACGAATTTCTAATGCGATCGCACGTGAGGTAATATCTCGTGGGGCGAGTTCCATTTTACTGGGGGCATAATTTGCCATGAAGCGATCGCCTTCGCTATTAATTAGATACGCCCCTTCACCTCGTACCGCTTCCGAAATTAACACTCCCACCGGATATAACCCGGTTGGATGAAACTGGACAAACTCCATATCCTCCAACGGCACCCCAGCCAACGCGGACATGGCTAAACCATCCCCCGTTGAGGCAAAATCATTGGAGGTGGTATTAAACACCCGTCCATAGCCCCCAGTGGCAAACATCACCGCCTTTGCCCGTACCACTTGTAGGTGAGTCGTCAGGAGGTTAAACATTACCACCCCTTTTGCCTGCCCATCTTCCAAAATCAGCCGCATGACGTACCATTCTTCGTACACCGTCACGTCGTTCTTGCGGAGATTACTTACCAGTTCATGCAGAATCGCATGACCCGTTTTATCGGCAGCATAGCAGGTACGGCGATGGGAATGACCCCCAAAAGCACGTTGGGCAATGCGACCATCAGGTAAGCGGGAAAAGAGTACCCCCAGATGTTCTAAATCAATCACCACATCGGGGGCTTCGCGGGTAAGAATTTCCACCGCATCTTGATCCGCCAGATAATCCGAACCCTTAACCGTATCAAAAGCGTGGGCTTCCCAGGTATCCTCCGCATCCACATTTTTCAGCGTCGCCGCCATTCCCCCTTGCGCCGCAACGGAGTGGGAACGAATCGGATGGGTTTTGGCAACCAGCGCCACATTCAGCTTCGGATCAGTGCGTTTAATTTCCAACGCCGCCCGACACCCGGCTAAACCACCGCCGACAATAATGACATCGTGTTCTCGCATCTCAACTCGATTGAATTTCTGCTGTTATCTATCTTGACTGATTAGTGACATACTCCTACACCAACTGAGTCCAGTATGGTGTAGGCTTCCAAGACAATCCGGAAGAGAGCTTAGGAGACTCTTGGCTTTATTAACGACACGGGATGCCCCTCCGCGCCGGAACAATACAAAGATGTGTTCATACCTCTGTACTGCTAGAATTTTACCCGCCCACAGATGCGACTACGAGTAGTCGGTTTCTGGACGGAACCCCATATTCGGTGGTTGTCAAGGTTCAATGCACAGGCAAGCGATTAGCTTTTAATTTTGTTTAACCTATACGCTACAATCGTAGCACATTGAAAGCACATTGACAACTATGAAACAGGTAACAACACGAGTATCAAATAGAGAATATGAACACCTCGCCAAGTTTTGTCAAGTAACGGAAAGAACTCAATCCGATGTTATTCGTGAGTTGATACGCAGGTTGTCAATCTCAGGGGTATTGAACCCCATCGATTAACCGCCTATCCATCTCACGCCAATTTGAGTACAAATATGGCGTGAGGCTTCCGGCGTTAAGCTAAAATTCCCTACCGAAAGTCGGGGCGGGTTTAGTTACATCCGGTTGCAACCGAAAAGATAGTGGTGAAACCCGCCCCTACAGAGACACCACATCCCGTGAAAAGTTAGTCTGACTTAGAGCCTTCTGGTACTAGCTCGTTGCCTGAGCCGGTTGGGATGCACCGCGACTGCTGCGATTATCCGCCGTTGTTTCCTGCTCATCCATTGCTAATATTTCAATATGATTGAGCAATGTGGTCACAAAGGCAAAAAGTAAAAAGGGCAAAGACAAGACCAACACTAATCCCACCGTTGCCAACGCATAAATTTGGCGATCGGCACTCCACAGCGCCAGTGCAGAGGCAAGACTTATGAAAATGACGATTAACCACGCAATGATTTGTCCATAGATATCGCCAAAACTCAGGGTGCAGATCAAGCGATATTTGTTAAATTGTTCCATCATCAACCTCGACACATTTCTTTAAGTTCCAAGGATAAGACCGTATTTGAGGTTTGGCGCATTTCTCAACATATTTTAAAAATAGTCGCAATATTTGTTTACATTTTATGTCATTCGTCCTTCTTATACTGAACTCAGGGTAACGCGATCGCGTCCTTGCTGTTTCGATAGATAAAGGGCTTGATTTGCCGCCATAATCAAGGTATCAATGTCAGTATGGGGGTCAACCAGACAGGCAACGCCAAAGCTAACGGTGACAACAGGCGCGGGTAAATTGAACGGGTCAGGCGGTTTAAATTCAATGCCTTGGGATTTGATTTTCTCTCGCATCTTTTCTGCTACTTGAAAAGCTCCCATGGCATTCGTATGAGGTAAAAGAATGGCAAATTCTTCTCCCCCATAACGCGCCACGACATCCGTTGTCCGTTTGACACAGCGACGTAGGCAATCAGCAATGCGTTGTAAGCACTCATCCCCCGCTGCTGTGCCATAAATTTTATTGTAGGTTTGGAAACAATCAATGTCACATAAAATTAAGGATAGGGGGGATTGTTCTATATGTAAATGATGCCATTCTTGGTGAAGGTGTTGGTCAAAATAACGGCGATTCGCCAACTTTGTCAAAGTATCCATATTGTAGAAGTGATAAAAGTATCAATTTTTTGTTCTGAATGACCACACTGTATTGATAAAAATATATAGCGATAAGGATAAGTTTGGGATCGCCAAAACCCTTAATATACTGTAGGGTAAGTTGAGCGGTGGGTTGAGCGATGGGTTGAGCGAAGTCGAAACCCACTGATCAACCCACCAGCATACCAGGAACGTGCGATTCCTGTTAAGGATGGCGAACATTGTCACAAACTTTTTTGTCCTGTTCCTTCACGTTAACATTTGTTCGCAGATAGTCCTCAACCCAATCGCAACCAAACGCCCAAATCTGATTCAGGTCAATGGTACGCTCTAAATCCCACAAAATGATCGTTTTGTCTACACTAGCAGAGGCAAGGGTGCGACCATCGGGACTAAAGGTCACATCATAGACGCGATCGCCATGAGCTTCTAAGGTGACTAGGAGTGTACCATCATCGCGCCACAGCTTAACCGTCTTATCCAAACTCGCAGACGCCAGAAATCGCCCATCGGGACTAAATGCAATACCGTTGACGCGATCGCGATGCCCATCTAGGGTGGCTAGTAATGTACCATCCCTTGTCCAAAGTTTAATCGTATTGTCCCAACTCGCAGACGCAAGGCGTTGACTATCAGGACTAAAGGCTAAGGCACGAATACTATCATCATGTCCGGTTAAAGTGTTCAACAATGTACCATCCCTTGTCCAAAGTTTAATCGTTTTATCTTCACCTCCAGAAGCAATCAACTGACCATCTGGGCTAAATACCACGTCAAAAACTATTCCAGTATGTCCGGTTAAGGTTTTGAGTAATTGACCCTCTCCTGTCCAAAGTTTGACAGTTTGATCACCACTTCCAGAGGCAAGCAACTGACCCTCTGGGCTAAATGCGACAGTGTAAACACCACTGCTATGTTTCCGTAAAGTTTTCAATAAAGTCCCATCACTCTGCCAAAGTTTTATCGTTTTATCTCCACTCGCTGAGGCAATGATTAGCTCAGGGGTTGGCAGTAATTCAATACTTTTACTCTTGCCTTGATTCTTTTCTTTCTTGTTCACCCTGCCATTTTCAGAGGGAAAATTAGCCTTCACTGGGGGAGCAACAGCAACATCAAATACGGCTTCATCATGCCCCTCAAAAGACTTCAACACCTGACCATCACGTCGCCAGAGTTTTATCGCACCATCCCAACTCCCAGAAACCAGAGTTTGACTATCTGGACTAAAATCAACACCCCAAACCGCATCTTGATGTCCTTGGAGAAAGGTTAATAAGGTTTTTTTCGGCGTCCAAAGTTTAATGGTACTATCCAAACTCGCAGACGCCAACATTTGACAGTCCGGGCTAAATGCTGCCGCCCAGAGTCCATTTTGATGCCCTTTCAAAACGGCGAGTTCGGTGCCATCTATTTGCCACAATCTAACGGTTTGATCTTGACTCGCAGAAGCAAGGGTTTGACTATCGGGACTAAATGCTAANNNNNNNNNNNNNNNNNNNNNNNNNNNNNNNNNNNNNNNNNNNNNNNNNNNNNNNNNNNNNNNNNNNNNNNNNNNNNNNNNNNNNNNNNNNNNNNNNNNNNNNNNNNNNNNNNNNNNNNNNNNNNNNNNNNNNNNNNNNNNNNNNNNNNNNNNNNNNNNNNNNNNNNNNNNNNNNNNNNNNNNNNNNNNNNNNNNNNNNNNNNNNNNNNNNNNNNNNNNNNNNNNNNNNNNNNNNNNNNNNNNNNNNNNNNNNNNNNNNNNNNNNNNNNNNNNNNNNNNNNNNNNNNNNNNNNNNNNNNNNNNNNNNNNNNNNNNNNNNNNNNNNNNNNNNNNN from Coleofasciculus chthonoplastes PCC 7420 includes these protein-coding regions:
- a CDS encoding succinate dehydrogenase/fumarate reductase flavoprotein subunit, which encodes MREHDVIIVGGGLAGCRAALEIKRTDPKLNVALVAKTHPIRSHSVAAQGGMAATLKNVDAEDTWEAHAFDTVKGSDYLADQDAVEILTREAPDVVIDLEHLGVLFSRLPDGRIAQRAFGGHSHRRTCYAADKTGHAILHELVSNLRKNDVTVYEEWYVMRLILEDGQAKGVVMFNLLTTHLQVVRAKAVMFATGGYGRVFNTTSNDFASTGDGLAMSALAGVPLEDMEFVQFHPTGLYPVGVLISEAVRGEGAYLINSEGDRFMANYAPSKMELAPRDITSRAIALEIRAGRGVHPDGNPGGPCVYLDLRHMGKEKIMSRIPFCWEEAHRLVGVDAVYEPMPVRPTAHYSMGGIPVNTDGQVRSGPDGLVEGFFAAGESACVSVHGANRLGSNSLLECVVYGKRTGAAIAQYIQNRKLPDIDEQVYLNAAQNKINALLGQSGSLRIGQLRQNFQDCMTQYCGVFRTEALMQEGLNQLQQLKQQYQNIYLDDKGSCWNTELIEALELRNLMVVGEIILTSALNRQESRGAHSREDYPQRDDTNFLKHTLAYYSSAGIDLQYKSVAMTRFEPQERKY
- a CDS encoding diguanylate cyclase, with the protein product MDTLTKLANRRYFDQHLHQEWHHLHIEQSPLSLILCDIDCFQTYNKIYGTAAGDECLQRIADCLRRCVKRTTDVVARYGGEEFAILLPHTNAMGAFQVAEKMREKIKSQGIEFKPPDPFNLPAPVVTVSFGVACLVDPHTDIDTLIMAANQALYLSKQQGRDRVTLSSV
- a CDS encoding WD40 repeat domain-containing protein, which codes for LAFSPDSQTLASASQDQTVRLWQIDGTELAVLKGHQNGLWAAAFSPDCQMLASASLDSTIKLWTPKKTLLTFLQGHQDAVWGVDFSPDSQTLVSGSWDGAIKLWRRDGQVLKSFEGHDEAVFDVAVAPPVKANFPSENGRVNKKEKNQGKSKSIELLPTPELIIASASGDKTIKLWQSDGTLLKTLRKHSSGVYTVAFSPEGQLLASGSGDQTVKLWTGEGQLLKTLTGHTGIVFDVVFSPDGQLIASGGEDKTIKLWTRDGTLLNTLTGHDDSIRALAFSPDSQRLASASWDNTIKLWTRDGTLLATLDGHRDRVNGIAFSPDGRFLASASLDKTVKLWRDDGTLLVTLEAHGDRVYDVTFSPDGRTLASASVDKTIILWDLERTIDLNQIWAFGCDWVEDYLRTNVNVKEQDKKVCDNVRHP